One Paenibacillus thermoaerophilus DNA window includes the following coding sequences:
- a CDS encoding DNA-directed RNA polymerase subunit beta produces the protein MVLRTLLIPLLCLTALIAGLLIGYAVVGDQPAGDVFKWGTWQHLFDLIFADS, from the coding sequence ATGGTGCTGCGCACGCTGCTTATCCCGTTGTTATGCTTGACGGCGTTAATCGCGGGATTGTTGATCGGCTACGCGGTCGTTGGAGACCAGCCTGCGGGCGACGTATTCAAATGGGGCACTTGGCAGCACCTGTTCGACTTAATATTTGCGGATTCATAG
- a CDS encoding CDP-alcohol phosphatidyltransferase family protein: MNLPNLLTIGRLLMIPLYLFLFFAGHPMRALVVLFMAGATDVLDGYLARRRGQVTSLGSMLDPLADKLMLLAVVLSLLIGGWIPWQAAAAMALRDAGMIAGSAFFHFRGKMTVPANAMGKLTTVFYYIAILFIFFKVPIAIPFLWGVIGLSFVTSAVYILLFRNLNDMGQTKKSI, translated from the coding sequence CTGAACCTGCCTAATCTGTTAACGATCGGCCGCTTGCTAATGATTCCGCTCTATCTCTTTTTGTTTTTTGCAGGACACCCGATGCGGGCGCTCGTCGTTTTGTTTATGGCGGGAGCTACGGATGTGCTGGACGGCTACTTGGCCCGCCGCCGGGGCCAGGTTACGAGTCTGGGTTCGATGCTGGACCCGCTCGCCGATAAGCTGATGCTGCTTGCCGTCGTGCTCTCGCTGCTGATCGGCGGGTGGATCCCGTGGCAGGCGGCCGCAGCCATGGCGTTGCGTGATGCGGGGATGATCGCGGGTTCGGCGTTTTTCCATTTTCGAGGCAAGATGACCGTTCCCGCCAATGCAATGGGGAAGCTGACAACGGTATTCTATTATATAGCGATCCTTTTTATTTTCTTTAAGGTTCCGATCGCGATCCCGTTTTTGTGGGGGGTTATCGGCCTGTCCTTTGTCACGAGTGCCGTCTACATTTTGCTGTTCCGGAATTTGAACGATATGGGGCAGACGAAAAAGAGCATCTGA
- the fabZ gene encoding 3-hydroxyacyl-ACP dehydratase FabZ — protein MLDIQQIQEIIPHRYPFLLIDRILEVEPGVAAVGIKNVTMNEPYFAGHFPQMPVMPGVLIVEALAQVGAVAILSVEANRGKIAMFAGIDEFRFRGQVYPGDTLRLELRITRLKGMVGKGEAKASVGDRVVAEGQLMFALVDPQSKNE, from the coding sequence ATGCTGGATATCCAACAGATTCAAGAGATCATTCCGCACCGCTATCCGTTTTTGCTGATCGACCGGATTTTGGAGGTTGAACCCGGAGTCGCGGCTGTCGGGATCAAGAACGTAACGATGAACGAGCCTTACTTCGCCGGCCACTTCCCGCAGATGCCGGTTATGCCCGGCGTGCTGATCGTCGAAGCGCTCGCCCAGGTGGGGGCGGTCGCAATCTTGAGTGTGGAGGCGAACCGCGGCAAGATTGCGATGTTTGCGGGAATCGATGAGTTCCGGTTCCGCGGCCAGGTGTATCCGGGCGATACGCTGCGGCTGGAGCTTCGGATCACCCGATTGAAGGGGATGGTCGGCAAAGGCGAAGCCAAAGCGTCGGTCGGCGATCGGGTCGTCGCCGAAGGCCAGTTGATGTTTGCGTTGGTCGATCCGCAGTCTAAAAACGAATAA
- a CDS encoding phospho-sugar mutase: protein MTTERAFATYESWLNHPGVDEATRSELRAIADNAKEIEDRFYKDLEFGTGGLRGVIGAGTNRINRYTVGRASQGLAQYVRRTAGDQASIVIAHDSRHGSPEFALEAALVFAGNGLRAYLFESLRPTPELSFAVRHLGAAAGVVITASHNPPEYNGYKVYGPDGGQLVTGPANEVTAEFLAVDPFEDVKRLSREEAEARGLLKWIGAEIDEAFLQAVASVSVNPEAVRKVADDFSIVYTPLHGAGNLPVRNALAAVGFTRVTVVPEQEHPDPDFSTVKSPNPEEREAFTLALELAKRANADILIGTDPDCDRMGAVVKNDQGEYVVLNGNQAGALMAYYLLSSLREQGRLPDNGLLIKTIVTGELGAVIAESFGLTVMNTLTGFKYIGEKMTQYEKTGEYAYLFGYEESYGYLAGTHARDKDAVVAAVLICEAAAYYKSQGKTLYGVLLELYERYGYYREHLESRTLKGIDGVAQIGRIMADWRDAPPSEMAGVAVSKQLDYSHGLDGLPKENVLKFILADGSWFCLRPSGTEPKIKVYFGVKGQSAEDAEAKLQRLIPAVMSRVDR, encoded by the coding sequence ATGACCACGGAGCGAGCGTTTGCGACTTATGAAAGCTGGCTGAATCACCCTGGAGTCGACGAAGCGACCCGGTCGGAGCTGCGGGCGATTGCGGACAACGCCAAAGAGATCGAGGATCGGTTCTATAAAGATCTGGAATTCGGCACCGGCGGGCTCCGCGGCGTGATCGGGGCGGGCACCAACCGTATCAACCGGTATACGGTGGGACGGGCAAGCCAAGGCCTTGCTCAATACGTACGGCGGACGGCCGGCGATCAGGCCTCGATCGTCATCGCGCACGATTCGCGCCACGGGTCGCCCGAGTTCGCGCTGGAAGCGGCGTTGGTCTTCGCCGGCAACGGTCTTCGCGCTTATCTGTTCGAGAGCTTGAGACCGACGCCGGAGCTGTCGTTCGCGGTTCGCCATCTGGGCGCGGCGGCGGGCGTCGTTATCACGGCCAGCCATAATCCTCCCGAATACAACGGGTATAAAGTATACGGACCGGATGGCGGCCAGCTCGTCACCGGACCCGCCAACGAAGTGACCGCGGAGTTTCTGGCTGTCGATCCGTTCGAGGACGTCAAGCGGCTGTCCCGCGAAGAGGCCGAAGCCCGCGGGCTGCTGAAATGGATCGGCGCCGAGATCGACGAGGCGTTTCTTCAAGCGGTGGCGTCGGTCAGCGTAAACCCGGAGGCGGTCCGAAAAGTCGCGGACGATTTCTCGATCGTGTATACCCCTCTGCACGGGGCAGGCAATCTGCCTGTTCGCAACGCGCTGGCGGCGGTTGGTTTTACGCGGGTGACCGTCGTGCCGGAGCAGGAGCATCCGGACCCCGACTTCTCGACGGTCAAGTCCCCGAATCCCGAGGAGCGCGAGGCGTTCACGCTGGCGCTGGAGCTGGCGAAGCGCGCGAATGCCGACATCCTGATCGGCACCGACCCGGACTGCGACCGGATGGGAGCGGTGGTCAAGAACGATCAGGGCGAATACGTCGTGCTGAATGGCAACCAGGCAGGCGCGCTGATGGCCTATTATTTGTTGTCCAGCCTGCGGGAACAAGGCCGGCTCCCGGATAACGGCCTGTTGATCAAGACGATCGTAACGGGCGAACTGGGCGCCGTCATTGCAGAATCGTTCGGCTTGACCGTCATGAACACGCTCACCGGCTTCAAATACATCGGCGAAAAAATGACGCAATACGAGAAAACCGGCGAGTACGCATACTTGTTCGGTTATGAGGAAAGTTACGGTTATTTGGCGGGTACGCATGCAAGGGACAAAGACGCGGTTGTCGCTGCCGTCCTCATCTGCGAGGCGGCCGCTTATTACAAGTCGCAAGGCAAGACCCTGTACGGTGTGCTGCTCGAACTGTACGAGCGCTACGGGTATTACCGGGAGCATCTCGAATCCCGGACGCTCAAAGGCATCGACGGGGTCGCCCAAATCGGCCGCATCATGGCGGATTGGCGGGATGCGCCGCCGTCCGAAATGGCGGGCGTCGCCGTCTCCAAGCAACTGGACTACAGTCATGGTTTGGACGGCCTGCCGAAGGAGAACGTGTTGAAGTTCATCCTGGCGGACGGTTCGTGGTTCTGCTTGCGGCCGAGCGGCACCGAACCGAAGATCAAGGTGTACTTCGGCGTGAAAGGCCAATCGGCCGAGGATGCCGAAGCCAAGCTGCAGCGGCTGATCCCTGCCGTTATGAGCCGGGTAGACCGTTGA
- a CDS encoding DUF5693 family protein, translated as MRKLLNTYQQWNRTSARWLWIVVLVAVLAALPMNFGRLQTETTEGTDQVEFVFDYRDLVELSTYRSHPEEYRREQLSRMKELGIGSMAVYESTLEELRNSGRIQLFTQQEALLLTGAGAASAVQPGRNRTYLLFADAATGKELEPLLRDTFQKRLEVGMQPWSLDGRSGYILDIAYEDALMKPMFPDPIAIQQLRDSGFQIVARLSNRMQPFSVERVEAMLAYLQSQGVKRILFDGTEVTGYSDSPADREQLPQVAALLNKNGIGLAAIELLKAPQKGFNTLANQTDYNVVRLTSIQEAEVARLTPDKLSERIVLAVKDRNIRMVFFNSRAGKDTDKAVINDYLEDTLYKALEGPDGAVRKLENAGFKLGLAQPFVEHDVPMSKLLKVIVMIGVVALGALLIGEFIGILRLAAFVVGMGGAAALTVLSAPVALQAMALAAGISAPTLAVIRIVRWTEERRAAGAGGGALVSLWKLLQALALTFVGIVFMVGLLDHIQYSLQLQQYRGVSLHHAVPIALVALYVLAFREKLLGAAFNRLKELLTLRISVWMVIAGAVAAAAGWYYLSRTGNSGQASAFELLFRSLLEEKLGARPRFKELMGHPALILGVFLALRYRWGALLLIAGVVGQLSVSGTFAHFHTPLAISLLRVFNGAWIGAIIGLALIAVWTLGRRSWLRWAAK; from the coding sequence GTGCGCAAGTTGCTAAATACGTATCAACAATGGAACCGGACGTCGGCGCGCTGGCTCTGGATCGTCGTGCTGGTGGCGGTGCTGGCCGCATTGCCGATGAACTTCGGCCGTCTTCAGACGGAGACGACGGAGGGAACCGATCAAGTCGAATTCGTGTTCGACTATCGGGATCTGGTCGAATTGTCGACTTATCGCAGCCATCCGGAGGAATACCGCCGGGAACAATTGTCCCGCATGAAGGAGCTTGGCATCGGCTCGATGGCTGTATACGAGTCGACGCTCGAGGAGCTTCGCAACTCGGGGCGCATCCAGTTGTTCACGCAGCAGGAGGCGCTGTTGCTGACCGGGGCCGGAGCGGCTTCGGCGGTACAACCCGGACGCAACCGCACCTATCTGCTGTTCGCGGACGCGGCGACCGGAAAGGAGCTTGAGCCGCTGCTGCGGGACACGTTCCAGAAACGGCTGGAGGTCGGCATGCAGCCGTGGTCGTTGGACGGACGAAGCGGTTATATTTTGGACATCGCCTACGAGGATGCGCTGATGAAGCCGATGTTCCCGGACCCGATCGCCATCCAGCAACTGCGCGACAGCGGCTTCCAGATTGTCGCCCGGTTGTCCAACCGGATGCAGCCGTTCTCCGTGGAGCGCGTCGAGGCGATGCTGGCGTATCTGCAAAGCCAAGGCGTCAAGCGAATCTTGTTCGACGGTACGGAAGTTACCGGGTACAGCGATAGTCCGGCCGATCGCGAGCAACTGCCGCAAGTGGCCGCCCTGCTGAACAAAAACGGCATCGGCCTCGCGGCTATCGAGTTGCTCAAGGCGCCGCAAAAAGGGTTCAATACGCTGGCGAATCAAACGGATTACAACGTCGTGCGCCTGACTTCGATCCAGGAGGCGGAGGTCGCGAGACTTACGCCGGACAAACTGTCCGAACGGATCGTGTTGGCCGTGAAAGACCGGAATATCCGGATGGTATTCTTTAACTCGAGAGCGGGCAAAGATACGGATAAAGCCGTTATCAACGATTACTTGGAGGACACGCTGTACAAGGCGCTGGAAGGTCCGGACGGCGCCGTCCGGAAGCTCGAGAATGCCGGCTTTAAGCTGGGGCTTGCGCAGCCGTTCGTCGAGCATGACGTGCCGATGAGCAAGCTGCTGAAAGTCATCGTCATGATCGGGGTCGTGGCTTTGGGAGCGCTGCTGATCGGGGAATTTATCGGCATATTGCGGCTCGCCGCGTTTGTTGTCGGCATGGGGGGAGCGGCGGCTCTGACGGTGCTGTCCGCGCCGGTCGCGCTGCAGGCCATGGCGCTGGCGGCGGGGATTTCCGCCCCGACCCTCGCGGTCATTCGCATCGTTCGCTGGACGGAAGAACGGAGAGCGGCAGGCGCCGGAGGCGGCGCGCTCGTCTCGCTGTGGAAGCTGCTGCAAGCGTTGGCTCTTACTTTTGTCGGCATCGTGTTTATGGTCGGTCTGCTGGACCATATCCAATATTCGCTGCAGCTTCAGCAATATCGCGGCGTCAGCCTGCACCATGCGGTTCCGATCGCGTTGGTGGCCTTGTATGTGCTGGCGTTCCGCGAGAAATTGCTGGGCGCCGCGTTCAACCGGCTGAAAGAGCTGCTGACGCTTCGCATCAGCGTCTGGATGGTCATCGCCGGAGCGGTGGCGGCTGCAGCGGGCTGGTACTACTTGTCGCGCACCGGCAATTCCGGACAAGCCTCGGCTTTCGAGCTGCTCTTCCGCTCCTTGCTGGAGGAGAAGCTGGGGGCCCGTCCGCGGTTCAAAGAGCTGATGGGACATCCGGCTCTGATCCTCGGAGTTTTCCTGGCCCTGCGCTACCGCTGGGGAGCGCTTCTGCTGATCGCCGGCGTCGTCGGGCAACTGTCCGTCTCCGGCACGTTCGCCCATTTCCACACCCCGCTCGCGATCTCGCTGCTGCGGGTATTTAACGGCGCATGGATCGGCGCCATTATCGGTCTGGCGCTGATCGCCGTCTGGACATTGGGCAGAAGGAGCTGGCTGCGATGGGCGGCAAAATAA
- the csaB gene encoding polysaccharide pyruvyl transferase CsaB: MGGKITGRPVRLALSGYYGFGNSGDEAVLQSILQALDQQGREQGVRIEPVVLSARPDWTSSAYGVRAAHRMRPQELFRTLSSCDGLISGGGSLLQDATSSRTIPYYLAVLKLAQWLGKPTFVYAQGIGPVERPLFHRMIASVLRRCSYVSVRDAESAALLERMGLDRKRIEVVPDPVMGMKSEENSVRAERLGGKSPVLGVSVRYWRSDRQEIGQLAEALDAVLGRTNAHVRLLPFHLPSDREASEELRNRMAYGRTDRVSLAPDLESPLEMFEEVGRCDALIGMRLHSLIYAAAQTIPVLGISYDPKIDQFLRRLGEEAVGSTDSLDAERVALAAERLLADKAHWQREKSPLVEALKIQAQQPAREIVSFYKRENLKS, translated from the coding sequence ATGGGCGGCAAAATAACCGGCCGACCGGTGCGGCTGGCGCTGTCCGGCTATTACGGCTTCGGCAACAGCGGAGACGAAGCGGTGCTTCAGTCGATCCTTCAAGCGCTGGATCAGCAGGGGCGGGAGCAGGGCGTCAGGATTGAGCCTGTCGTGCTGTCCGCCCGTCCCGATTGGACCTCCAGCGCCTATGGGGTCCGCGCGGCCCACCGGATGCGTCCGCAAGAGCTGTTCCGGACGCTGTCCTCCTGCGACGGCTTGATCAGCGGGGGCGGCAGTCTGCTCCAGGATGCCACCAGCTCCCGGACGATCCCGTATTACCTCGCCGTCCTGAAGCTGGCGCAATGGCTCGGGAAGCCGACTTTCGTCTACGCGCAAGGGATCGGTCCCGTGGAGCGTCCGCTGTTTCATCGGATGATCGCTTCGGTGCTGCGCCGCTGTTCCTACGTATCGGTGCGGGACGCGGAATCGGCGGCGCTGCTCGAGCGGATGGGCCTTGACCGCAAACGTATCGAAGTGGTGCCCGATCCGGTTATGGGCATGAAGTCCGAGGAGAACAGCGTTCGGGCCGAGCGGTTGGGAGGCAAGTCTCCCGTATTGGGCGTGTCCGTCCGCTACTGGCGGAGCGACCGGCAGGAGATCGGCCAATTGGCCGAAGCGCTGGACGCCGTGCTGGGACGCACGAACGCGCATGTGCGGCTGCTTCCGTTCCACCTGCCCTCCGATCGCGAGGCATCGGAGGAACTGCGCAACCGGATGGCTTACGGCCGTACGGATCGGGTCAGCCTTGCGCCGGACCTCGAGTCGCCGCTTGAGATGTTCGAGGAAGTGGGCCGGTGCGACGCGCTGATCGGCATGCGGCTGCACTCGTTAATTTATGCGGCGGCGCAAACGATTCCGGTGTTAGGGATTTCCTACGATCCGAAAATCGATCAATTTCTGCGGCGCCTCGGCGAAGAGGCGGTCGGTTCGACGGATTCCCTGGATGCCGAACGGGTCGCACTTGCGGCCGAGCGGCTGCTTGCGGACAAGGCGCATTGGCAGCGCGAGAAGTCGCCGCTCGTCGAAGCGCTCAAGATCCAGGCGCAGCAGCCGGCCAGGGAGATCGTGTCTTTTTATAAAAGGGAAAACCTGAAGTCATAA
- a CDS encoding WecB/TagA/CpsF family glycosyltransferase gives METVRIFGIPVAKMNKRETVEYLTRAVEQKKPHHVVTINPIMIMAALEHPAHMAVMKRAELVIPDGAGVVWAAGYVGNPVKERVPGIEVMGELLAVAEQRGWRVYLVGAAPEVIAAAVERMRAVHPKLQIVGYRDGYFGEAEDEAVVEDIRRAAPDLLFVGRSAATQEPWIDKYKERLSVPVMMGVGGSFDVWSGRIRRAPAIFRKLHLEWLHRLLREPSRFPRMLALPKFALKVIREKENVQKP, from the coding sequence ATGGAAACGGTACGGATCTTCGGCATCCCGGTAGCCAAAATGAACAAGCGCGAAACCGTGGAATACCTGACCCGGGCGGTCGAACAGAAGAAGCCTCACCACGTCGTGACGATCAACCCGATCATGATTATGGCGGCGCTTGAACATCCGGCGCACATGGCGGTGATGAAGCGGGCCGAGCTTGTCATTCCTGACGGGGCGGGCGTCGTCTGGGCCGCCGGATACGTCGGCAACCCGGTGAAGGAGCGCGTTCCCGGCATCGAAGTGATGGGCGAACTGCTTGCCGTAGCGGAACAGCGGGGATGGCGGGTGTACCTCGTCGGCGCTGCGCCGGAGGTCATCGCCGCTGCCGTCGAACGGATGCGCGCCGTTCACCCGAAGCTGCAGATCGTGGGGTATCGCGACGGTTATTTCGGCGAAGCGGAAGACGAAGCAGTCGTCGAGGACATCCGCCGGGCGGCTCCGGACTTGCTGTTTGTCGGGCGCTCGGCCGCTACCCAGGAGCCGTGGATCGACAAGTACAAGGAACGCTTGTCCGTTCCTGTCATGATGGGTGTGGGCGGCAGCTTTGACGTATGGTCGGGACGCATCAGGCGGGCTCCCGCGATTTTCCGGAAATTGCATCTGGAATGGTTGCACCGGCTGCTTCGCGAGCCTTCGCGGTTTCCCCGCATGCTTGCTTTGCCGAAATTCGCGCTCAAAGTCATTCGAGAGAAAGAGAACGTTCAAAAACCTTGA
- a CDS encoding MraY family glycosyltransferase produces MSYGLQIAAFAGAGLAALLLTPWVKAFAVKIGAIDVPNHRKVHTRIMPRLGGLAIYLAFVLATLGAWLFAGSDIDWKVALGLLLGGTVVVAVGALDDKFELSPKMKLLGQIAAALIVVSFGVRIELLNIPFGETVVDTSWLSIPLTVFWIVGVTNAVNLIDGLDGLAAGVSGIANATILVLAVLMGNGTVILLSAILLGSILGFLVYNFHPAKIFMGDSGALFLGFALSTFSIMGFKQATLVSFIVPLVILAVPLGDTFFAIIRRVLNRTPISVADKSHLHHCLQQIGLSHRQTVLVIYGISVFFGLCAVLLSQTANWVAVIIVAVLLLIMELGAEAIGIFSKSRKPLLTLFSRLRSKPADNSRSRL; encoded by the coding sequence ATGAGTTACGGATTGCAGATTGCCGCTTTCGCGGGGGCGGGATTGGCCGCTTTGCTGCTGACGCCTTGGGTCAAGGCGTTTGCCGTGAAGATCGGCGCGATCGATGTACCGAACCATCGCAAGGTACATACGCGTATCATGCCGCGACTCGGCGGTTTGGCGATATATCTGGCGTTCGTTCTGGCGACGCTGGGAGCATGGCTGTTTGCCGGCAGCGATATCGATTGGAAGGTCGCTCTCGGTTTGCTGCTCGGAGGAACGGTAGTGGTGGCGGTCGGAGCGCTGGACGATAAGTTCGAGCTGTCCCCGAAGATGAAGCTGCTGGGCCAGATCGCGGCGGCGCTGATCGTCGTTTCGTTCGGCGTTCGCATCGAGCTGCTGAATATTCCGTTCGGCGAGACCGTTGTCGATACATCCTGGCTGAGTATCCCGCTCACCGTGTTTTGGATCGTCGGCGTCACGAACGCCGTCAATCTGATTGACGGATTGGACGGTTTGGCCGCAGGGGTATCGGGCATCGCCAACGCAACCATTCTGGTGCTGGCGGTTCTGATGGGCAACGGGACCGTTATTCTGCTGAGCGCCATTCTGCTCGGCAGCATTCTCGGCTTTCTCGTGTACAACTTCCACCCCGCCAAAATCTTTATGGGTGACTCCGGCGCGCTTTTCCTTGGGTTCGCGCTGTCGACCTTTTCGATTATGGGCTTTAAGCAAGCGACGCTTGTTTCGTTTATCGTGCCGCTTGTCATTTTGGCCGTTCCGCTGGGGGATACTTTTTTTGCGATCATTCGCCGCGTCCTGAACCGGACGCCGATCTCCGTCGCGGACAAAAGCCATTTGCATCATTGCTTGCAGCAAATCGGGCTTAGCCATCGCCAGACGGTTCTGGTCATCTACGGCATCTCGGTTTTCTTCGGCCTTTGCGCCGTACTGCTGTCCCAGACCGCCAATTGGGTGGCCGTCATTATCGTCGCGGTTCTGCTGCTGATCATGGAGCTGGGAGCGGAAGCGATCGGCATCTTCAGCAAAAGCAGAAAACCGCTGCTGACGCTGTTCTCCCGGCTGCGCTCGAAGCCGGCGGACAACTCGCGTTCGCGGCTGTAA